TATTTAAAATAAAAAATAATAGTTCAGATAATTTTACTTTCACTTATCCCCCTGCAAATTATAGTGAAATGTTAAACAAATATCAAACTATTATCAAATTATTTTAACATTTCTGCAAAGCTATCTTTATCTATAGGCTTACAAAACAGATAACCTTGAGCGTAATCACAGCCCATACTCTTTAAAATTTCAACCTGCTTTTTAGTCTCAACACCCTCAGCAGTTGTTTTAAATCCAAACTCTTTAGCTATACTAATTATAAGCTTAACAAGACTTAAATCTTTTCTATTTGTAAGCATACCTCTTACAAAAGCCATATCTATTTTAACTACATCAACAGGAAGCTCCCTTATGTATGTTAAAGATGAATATCCTGTGCCAAAATCGTCAACGGCTATTTTAACACCAACATCTTTAAGCTCATATAAAACCTTTTTAGTGTAATCTCTGTCGTCTATAAACACTCTTTCTATTATCTCAACCGTTAAAAGATTGCCTTCAACTCCAAAATCTCTTAGCACTTGTTTAATAAACTGAACAATATAATCTCTCCTAAAACTTTTAGGAGAGATATTCACTGAAATAGGAATCCTTTTATTAAGAGAAGCTACTGTCTTAACCGCTTCGTAAATTATTCTCTCTTCTACATCAAACATAAGATTTGAATCTTCGAGCACTTCTATAAACTCAGAAGGCGGAACTATTTTACCTTTATGAACCCATCTAAGGAGTGCTTCTGCACCTGCAATCTCTTCTGTTTCTATAGAGTAATAAGGCTGATAGAACAAGACAAACTCGTTATTTTCAAAAGCCTTTTTTAGTTTATCTTTGAGTTGTATAATTTTAAATACTCTCTTCTGAGTATTTTTCTTGAAAAAACCTATTTCATTTTCACCTTGCGATTTAGAAGATACAAGAGCAAGTTCAGCTTTCGATAAAAGGTCATCGGGACTCTCACCGTCAATAGGGTAAAAACTAACGCCTATATGATAAGAAGGTAAAATACTGTTGTTGTCAATCTTAACAGGTTCGTTTAACCTTCTCAGAATTCCCATAAGCTTAACAAGAGCATCCTCTTCGCTATTAACTGAAGACATAAACAAAGCGAATTTATCACCAGTAAGCCTACCAACAATATCGTTATTCTTTATATCCGCAGTTAACCTTTTAGCAGTTTCTTTTATTAACTCATCTCCAACGGTATAACCGTAAACCTGATTTATATAGGAACAGTTGTGAATATCTATAACAGCAAAAGCTGAAATTTTTCCTTTTTCATTTTTTAGAACCAGCCCAACTTTTCTTAAAAACTCGTCTTTATTTGGCAATTTAGTTAATAAATCATGTCTTGATAGAAATATAAGTTTCTTCTGAAGTTCTTTTTCCTTCGTTATATCCTTACCAACAGCTATATAATACCTTATTTTTCCATCTTCTTTATAAGGAATAATTGTCGTATAACCCTCAACAAGTTTCCCGTCCTTAGTCCTGTAAACAAATAAATCACTAAACACCTCACCTTTTCTTAAAGACTTTGCAAGTCTTTTTATAAACTCTCTATCATGCTGATTAGAAGAGAAAATCGAATGCTTTTTTCCTATAACTTCCTCATACTTATAACCATGAAGTTCAAGTGCTGCTTCGTTCATATACACAATTCTAAAGAACCTATCCATTATAACAACATACGAAAAGCCTGCGTTGAGAGCTATTGAGATTATTTTATTCCATCTTCTATTTCTTAAGTATTGTAAAGAAGCTTCTATATCACCTTTAACTTGAAGAAGCAGTTTATAAAATTTCTTGGTAAATTCTATTCTAAAATCAAAAACAGCTATTACAACAGCAAAAACATTTGAAGATAAATTCAAAGGAATAGCAAAGCAACTTTGCAATCCATATTTCTCAACAAGACCCTTAAATTTAACTGTTCTAAAATCACTGCTTATATCAGAAGTCAGCTTTATGCTGTTTGTCGAATAAGCTCTAACAAAAGGAAATTCATTATCCTCTGGCTTTAACTTATCTATACCGGTTTTCAATTCTTTAGCAAAACTTTCCATTTTATCGTTTCTCACCGATGCATAACTAACAATCCACTTACTATCAGCATTTACTATAACAAACGAAGCAGCAGCATTTAAGTGCTCAACCAAAATTGCACAACTTTCTTTTAATAATTCACTCTCATCTTCAACAGATATAAATACTTCGTTTAAGTGATAGAGAGTCAAATAAAACCTATTAAGAGACTCAAGCTGCTCCTGTTGCTTCTTTTGAATAGTTATATCTCTCATCAAGCCAACAAACTTAAATATTTTCCCGCGTTTATATATAGGAACAACACTAACATTGAAGGTTTTATGCTCTTTATTTTTTGTTATAGTCTCATATTCAAACTCAACAGGACTTTTCTTTAACAGACGAGCATAAACTTCAGTTTTCTTACACTCCTTTTTTCTCTCCTCAGCCCCGAGAAACAATGGGGTTCTTCCCCTAACATCTTCAAGTGTATATCCAAGCGCCTTAACAAATGCACTATTTACATATTCTATTTCGCAATCTTCATTTGTAATGACAACACACTCTTCTATTTCTTCTAAAACTTTACTTACAAGTTTTAGATTTCTCTCTGACTTTATCTTCTTAATAGCGAACTCAACATCACCTTTCAATTCCTTTAGCAAATCCAAATATTCGCTTATAAAGGCATTTCTTTTTTGAGAAAAAACAAGTAGTATATTTTCAACTCTCCCATCAACAACTATAGGAATGGCACAATTTGAACGAAATCCAAGTTTTAACAAATCATCACGCCAGTAAACCATATCAGGATTTGATTCTGTATCGGGATTTATCACTATCTCGCCTTTGGAAAATGCTTTAGCAGCCGTCCCTCTGCCATACTCTGACACACCATCAACAGTTGCAAATACACTTTCAAAAAATTCTCTGCCTTTGCCTGCTACATAATTGATGCCAATTCTTTTCTCTTCGTCAACAGAAGCTACAACAGCTGCAGCAAAACCAACCCTAATTAATACATTGCAAATCTCAGCAAATAAATCACTCTCATCTTCAACTTTTATTATTGCTTGATTTATATCTTTAAGAGCCATATAAAGCTTTTTAAGATTACTCTCTTCAGTTATATCTACACCAAAGAGAATTCCAGCCGGCTTGGAGTTATATACAACTGTGCTACCATAAATGCTAAAAATCTTTTCCGTCCCATCAGAAGAGACAACTTTAACGCCGTGATATACACTACTGAATTTAATACCTTTAAGTCTCTGAGAGGCATGATGATAACATATATCCCTATGAAGTTTACCTATAAATTCACAGATATGCTTGCCTTTTAAATCTTTTTCCCTGTATCCTAAAACCCTATAAAAGTTCTTATTTGCAAAAACTATCTCTCCATTTTCCTGATACAGCACAATGCACACATTACCCACATCATTGAAAATCTCAAATAATTCAGAACTCACAAGTCTCCCATCAGGAACAATAAATCCATAAACAAAAGTAAACTCTTTATCTTTTTTAAACACTGCAGTGATAGAAATATCACCTATACCTTCACAAAACAGAGACTCTTGAACAATGCCGTCTCTTTTTGAGTTTTTTAAAACGAAGAATTTTATCTTGTCTGATGATATCTCTTTAGCAAACGTATTTTTCAATATATTGAACTTATCTATTTTAGAACCATCTTTTGTTAAAACAGCATCAAAAATTAAACTGCCACTCTGCAACATATTTACATTTTATTACCCTAATAGTGGCAATGTCAACAACAAGATTGTATTATTATGATATGGCAAGAACGGGTATTGCAAATCTGCCCTTACATACAGGAAAAGCTCCACGATGGTTGTTTGAGAAAATGGTTGAACTATCAGAGCAGATAACATACTTAATCTGCCTTGATTTAGGAAAAGACGAGTTTTTAAACAAAATATCAGACCCTTTCTGGTTTCAGGCTTTTGGTTGTGTCTTGGGTTTTGATTGGCACTCAAGCGGTCTTACGACAACAGTATGCGGAGCATTAAAAATTGCTTTAGATAAAATAGGAAACGAAATTGGCCTGTTTATGGCTGGTGGCAAGGGTAAAACTGCACTAAAAACACCGCAGGAGATTGAAACAGTTGCAGAAAAACACTCAATAAACGCAAACTTTCTAAAATACACAAGTAAAATCATAGCAAAAATAGACAATGCTGCACTGCAGGATGGCTACCAACTTTATCATCACACAATTATATTCACAGATAAAAACAACTGGTGTGTAATTCAGCAGGGATTAAACGAGAAAAACTCAATGGCAAGAAGGTATCACTGGCTAAAAGACACAACAAAAAGCTTCACAAAAGAACCACACAAAGCCATCTGCTCGCAAAGATTAGAAAACCTTGTTCTAAACCTTGTGGCAAAAGAGAGTATAAAGGTGCAAAATGATTTTATCGATTTTTTAAACTCACCAATCCATTCCATAGAAAAGGAATTAAGCAGAATAGAAACATTGAATTTACCACGAAGGCATTACATCACTCTATCCGACTTAAATATAAAAAGGCTTAAGAAAAACATTTTAGAAATATCAGACAAAAAGCCTTCAAACTTTGAACAGCTTTTAAACATAAAAGGAGCAGGCAGTAAAACCCTAAGGGCTTTGAGCTTAATATCTGAGATTGTATATTCGGACAAGCCAAGCTTTAAAGACCCTGCACGATACTCGTTTGCTCACGGCGGTAAAGATGGCCATCCATATCCCGTTGACTTAGAAACTTATACAGAGAGCATAGAAACATTAAAAGAGATAGTAAACAGAGCAAAAATAGGCCACTACGACAAAGCAAGGGCTTTAAAAAGACTCTCAAAACTGTTATAACGGCTTAGGTTTTCTCCTTATAGGATTAATACAGATACTCTTTATAACAACATCTATAGACGCACAATAAGTCTCGCTTTTATTACACAGATACAGCTTAACCTTCTCATTATTCACACCAAAATTTGAGACAAAACCTTTGGGAATATGCCACAAAAACTCACCCTTCAACGCATCAACATTGCAATTACCCAAAATGCCAGCAGGATGTCCGCCTATTACCGGCTCTATACATAGCTTTTTAACATTTCTCGATTTCCACTTTATAAGATAACTCCTACCTTCACACAGAACAGCATTGTGTCTTGGCGAGAGTATAACAATAAAAGGAGAACTGTTAGAGCTCATTCCAAACGAATTAAAACTCAAAACAAAAACAGCACTTAACACAAACAATAGCCTTCTCATCTTCGCTTCTCCTTCACCTTTCAATCAAAACTTTAACCAGCTCACCTTCTGCAAGTAGTGTATCGGGATACATGTTATTCATAACATAAATTGTCTTATAAAATTTCCTTTTTATACCTAATTGTTTAAGCAAGCTCTCAAATGTGCAGCTTCTTTTTACCTTTACAACCTTAACATAGGTGTTTTTTACATAAATCTTAGACGAATCTGTCAATCTCTTAAATGTCTTCATAGGCATGTTCAGATAAAATCTATCCTTGCGATACACTGCTAAAGGAGATTGAGCGATGAATATAAAACTCGTTGAACCATACCTTACAAAAACACCCTTTTTATAGAACAGAACACCGTTTTCTGATATTACCTTAGAAAATTCAAAAGCATCAAAACCGTTTACTGATATATGTTTTATTGGACTTCTATTTGAGAATTTAGCTGCAAGCGTATAAATATCAACCTTCGAAGTTGTAATCTTTATAAACTCTCCTTTAACCTTGGGATTGTAAACAAGGATAAACCTGCGTGTATCAGAAAGGCTCCAGCCTTTGGGAAATCTAAACTCAAATCTCATAGCAGGATGATAGTAATGATTACCTTCGACATAACCGTATCTTTTATCTTTACCGAACAAGATCCCGTTTATATGAGCTAAATACCTATCCCTTCCAATCTCATAATACTTTCGTCTTGCTACACTCTGCCACAGTCTAACTTCCCTGTAAATTTTCTCTTTTCTGTGCGGTGGTGATGGGTGGGTTGCTAAAAACTCAGGAAGAGAATAATGTTTCTCTGACTGATAACGCATAAGTTCATCAAAAAATTTGGCCATCTGCGTAGCATCATAACCAGCTAAAGTAGCATACTTTACATCCAAATAATCAGCCTGATACTCATCTTCTCTGCTGAAACTCAGAAACAGAAGATTACCCGCTATGCCTATAAGCGGAATATACCTTCTAAATTTTTTAGACTCAGAATAAGCTATCGCCAGACCAAGATTGAATAGAAGCTGTTTTGAAATCATCGATGCAACATGATGGGCGTTTATGTGTCCTGCTTCATGACCTATAACGGTGGCAAGCTGGGCTTCATTGTTGAGATATGCCAAAATTCCACGGGTTATGTATATATACCCGCCGGGAGTTGAGAAAGCGTTAACGGCTTCAGAATCAAGCAAAATAAAGTGATAAGGTATTTTCAAGTCGGCATGACTTACAACCCTAAGCCCAACGGATTTCACATATGCATTTAAATTCTTATACCTATAAATCCCATATGTTGAAACAATATCTTTATAAGCTTTACTGCCGAGTTCAAACTCCTGCTGCATCGAAAGAAGAACAAGCTCTTTTCTACCCGTCGCAGGATTAATAGTGCAAGAGTTAAGTAAAAATAGGGTTAAAAAAAGTAAAACCCCTTTAAAGAGTCTAATCCTTCTCGACATAATCCCTGACATATTCTATATCAAGATGTTTTGGCGCTAACTTCTCTTCAACAACTTTTATAGCTTCTTCTTCTGTTGCACAATACTCTTCTATACCGAACTCAACACAACTAACATGCACCTTTCCTTCATTTTTCTTAAGTTTAACCACAACCTTCTCAGCCATAGAGCACCTCCTTTTTTATATACATTTGTTAATAAAATTAATGCGTTTATCCTAAAAATCAAGAAGTATCTGGACTAAGTATAAGTTTTTCGTATAATCTATTCAACTTTCATAGGGAGGTTCAAAAAATGGAAAAAAAGCTTCTAACATTGGGACACAGCCCAGACCCAGACGATGCGTTTATGTTCTATGGTTTAAACATAGAAAATGGCGTTGACACAAATGGCTATGAGTTTGAACAAATCCTAAAGGATATCCAGACATTAAACGAGATGGCAATTGAAGAAAAGCTTGATATAACAGCAATATCCTTAGCAGCATACCCAACAATCTCAGATAAATATGCAATACTCTCAAGCGGTGCAAGTATGGGTTATAAGTATGGGCCGCTGATTGTGGCTAAAGAGAAGTTTGAGCTTGAAGAACTTAAAAAGAAACTCATAGCCATACCGGGAAAACTGACAAGTGCATACCTTGAGTTAAGACTGCTTTTGGGAAAGGATTTAACCGTTGAAGTTATACCGTTTGACAAGATATTTGATGCTGTTTTAAACGGAGATGTTGATGCTGGTTTGATAATACACGAAGGCCAGTTAACATACTCAAACTATAAGCTTGAAAAAATTGTCGATTTAGGCGTTTGGTGGTATGAGAAGACAAAATTACCACTACCACTTGGCGTAAATGCCATTCATAGAAAATTCGGCGAAGAGATGAAAAACATATCGAATATTTTAAGAGAGAGTATTCTGTTTTCTTTAAATCACAGAGAAGAAGCCGTAAAATATGCACTCAACTTTGCTCGTGGAATGGACAAAAACTTAGCTGATAAATTCGTTGGCATGTATGTAAACGAACTAACTGTCGATATGGGCGAAAACGGACTCAAAGCATGCAGACTGCTTCTAAAAGAAGCATACGACAAAGGTTTAATAGATAAACTGCCAGAAATAGACCTTGTCTGAAATTTACGATGTTGCAATCATAGGCGCAGGTGCATGTGGGCTTGCCTGCGCTTTAAATCTAAAAACTGATAATGTTATAATTCTTGATGCAAAAAGTGGAGCGTTAAAGTTAGCTTTAACGGGAAATAATCGCTGCAATATCACAAATACGTTTACAATTGATGAATTTATCCAATCATACGGCAAAAATGGAAGGTTTGTTATTGATACATTCAGAAGATTTTTCAGAAATGAACTGCTTGAGTTTCTTAAATATTACGGCATAGAAACCATAACGGAAAATGAAAAGATTAGATTAAAAAACAGAAGCTCAAAAGAGCTCGCCCATATTCTGCTAAATGAAACACAAAAAAAGTTCAAACTTAAAAAGTTTCACAAAGTTATCAAAGTAAAACAAGAAGATGAAACATTTGGGATAGAAACTCTAAACAACAAGACATATAAAAGTAAGTTTGTTCTGCTTGCAACGGGTGGCAAAAGCTATCCACAGACAGGTTCTGATGGTTCAGGATATAAACTTGCAGAGCAACTTGGACACAGAATAGAATCGTTGGAACCTATTGAAACACCATTTTGTTGTAAAAAAACAAAAAATCTTCAGGGTATATCACTGCGTAATGTTGAACTAACACTAAAAATAGGCAAAAAAACCATAAAAACAGAAGGTGACATTATCTTTACTCATTTTGGGATAAGCGGGCCAGCAGTCTTAAAACTCTCAAGCGAAAGTTTCAAAAAAGGAAAACTCTTTTTAAGACTCATAAACCTTGATGAGAAAACCTTTATAAACAGACTCCACTTTTTCAAAGGCAAAACAAAAAATCTTCTATCAAAACACATACCAGAAAGGCTTGCTCAATTAGCACCTTATGCTGAGCTAAACTGTGCAAATCTAAATAGAAAACAACTAAACAAAATAGCCGATTTCGTCTTTAGGTTTGAGTTAAACATAGAAAAATGCGGCTTTAAAAAAGCATTTGCAACAAAAGGTGGTGTAAGCTTAAAAGAAGTTAACCCTAAGACTCTTGAGTCAAAAATCGCCAAAAACCTATTCTTCTGCGGAGAAATCTTAAATATTCAAGGTCCCATAGGCGGATTTAACCTTCAGTTTGCATTCTCAAGCGGATTTTTAGTTGCAGACGAGATAAACAGAAGACTATTCAAGTGATTTTTCCTTCTCGTCCATGAGATAGAAGTTCATACCAATTACAAACATCAAAGCCATCTTTATTGTCGCATCAACAAATGTATTTTCAAAGAAACCCATAACAAGAAACGCAATATAACTGCCAACAAACGAATAGAATATAGCCTTCATTCTTGGCGACTCTCTTGCTGCTTTAAAATTTAAAAATAACATATAAAACCAAAACAGAAGATAACCCAAAAGGCCCACTATACCCGTTTCACCTAAGTATCTTAAATAGATGTTATGAGAGATGCCACCATAAAATCTTTCTTCGGGTTTAACTTTTAAATTAGCAGGAATAGTATTTTTAAAAATAACAACAAACTCTTTATAAACCAAATCCCTGGTGTCTCTTCCTGCTCCAAATATTTTCTGCTTAATTGTATAGTTTTTAAATGTATTTAAATATGACTTCCATATAATAATTCTATTTATGTTCCCGCTCGCTCTCTTTCCTATATTAACTTTAAAAGAACTCATAAATCTACTTTTAAGGGTAGGAAAAGCAAAGATCAACAGCATAAAAAGTAACAACCCTACTACAAACACACCCACTTTCTTCAATAAAGTCTTAGGAACCAACACGGAAAAAAAACCCACTCCAACAATAAAGCCAAGCCAAGCCGAACGGGCTTGAGCTAAAATAATAGCAATAAAAATAAACAAAGAAGCAACTGCATACAAAACCCTTTTAAGATAAAAAGATAAACCAACAAATAAAAAAAATAGAAGCAATAAGACACCTGAAGTTGTAAGATGATTATTTAGAAAGCCCCATGCTTCAGAAGGGTGAAAATAAAAATGCAAATTATAAAAGTCAATGTGTTTTAGGTGTTGATGGGTAAACGCTTCGAATATTATTGCAACTGATAGAACCATCGATGAGAGAGCAAGCAAATTTATCACATTCCTAAAAACCTTTTTCTCTTTAAATGATTTATACGAAGAGAAATAGGGAATAAGATGGTGATTTAAGCAACTCATCTTTAAAAACGACAAGCTCATTTGACTGATCATAGTTAAAACATCAGGTATAAGAAAAATAAGAAGCGGCCTAAATAGTGGATAATTCTTAAAATCCTTACTCAAAAGAAACAACAAGATACCGGCAGATGCAACACCAATGGCTATATTATCGCCAGCTATAGAAATAGGAATAGTTAAAGCAAACAGATATGAAGACAAAGTTATAAAAAATATGGCTACTCTTTTGAACTTCGCCATTTCATAAAATTATACTCGAAACAAACAAAAATTTCAAAAAAATACAAAAATTTAAACCACCAAAAAGTTAAAGTAGAATATTTTTGTAAGGTACCCAAAAACTCCCATGAGAAGAAAATAAAAACCATCCTATAAGCATAGCTAAATAAAATATAGAAATAAAAGAAAATAATCCATACTTTAGTAATTTATTTTCAACAAAATAAATTACTCTATTAAAAACAATAATCTGTAGAGAATAGAAAAAAAGCAATATTCTGTCTCCTAAAGTTGTCAAGTGAGTCGTCAAAACCATTATCAAAACCAAGCCCGAAAAGATGCTCACCACTCCCCACATCCAAAAATCTCCATACCTATTCTCCCATTCATTTTTCAGAAAAAACAAAAAAACTCCAGGAATTGTATTTATTATTGACCTTATTATAGCTCCGGTAGAATGCATTATATTAGATACAACATAAAGTTGATAAAAATGCATAAATCTATCATATATAACTTTATGCATTATTATAGATATAAACAATAAAAGAATTAACGTTAATTTAACATATTTACTGAAATATCTTTTATCAGATAAAAATATTATACCCGATACAATGGCACTTTCGTGAAATACAATCGCAAGAGCATAAAACAATAACGTTTTTATTATATCTTTTTTTCTAAAAGCTCCAAACATAGCCATAACAAACCCTATAGATACACTCTGTCTCGAATATCCCCCAACAACAACTGTTATTAAATAAGGAAAAGCTATAACCAAACTTTGAGATAAGCTTAACTCGAAGCTCTCTAAAAAATAAATAAAACCTAACCCAAAAAGAAAAACACATATACTATTAACTCCAACTATACCTAACCCCAAAAATTTTGATATATATTCTACAACCACATATCCAGGGTCAAATGTAAATATTTGTCTGAAAGAAAGATTTTTATATGCACCCAAATAGCTATCCCAATCTCCCCCTATTTTCCATCTAAAACCAACAAAAAGCACTAAAAACAAAAGAAATATGCCATACTTTATTTTTTTATTAAGGCTTACATTAAATTCCAAAGAGAGAAAAGCACTTACTATAATTGTTATGTAAATTAAAACATAAAACAACATCGTTCTGCTCTACTTTCAGCTAAGTCAATTTTTCTATAATATTAAGATACTTGCGTATAACTATATCTTCGTTGAATTTTTCCTTTACAATCTCCCTTCCGATCTTACCCATTTTTCTTCTTTCGTCTTCTGTAAAGTTAACCATCTTTTCCATTTTCTCAGTCAAATCTTTAACATCTTTAGGTTTACATAAAAAACCGTTTACCCCATTTTTCACAGCATCTCTGCACCCTGGAACATCAGTTGTCACTACAGGTTTTTCCATACTCAGCGATTCTAAGATAACCTTAGGAACACCTTCTTTATAATAAGTAGGCAAAACTACACAATCAGCTTTAGCAATCACATCTTTTGGGTTATCTGTCTCACCTAAATATC
This genomic stretch from Hippea alviniae EP5-r harbors:
- a CDS encoding EAL domain-containing protein; amino-acid sequence: MLQSGSLIFDAVLTKDGSKIDKFNILKNTFAKEISSDKIKFFVLKNSKRDGIVQESLFCEGIGDISITAVFKKDKEFTFVYGFIVPDGRLVSSELFEIFNDVGNVCIVLYQENGEIVFANKNFYRVLGYREKDLKGKHICEFIGKLHRDICYHHASQRLKGIKFSSVYHGVKVVSSDGTEKIFSIYGSTVVYNSKPAGILFGVDITEESNLKKLYMALKDINQAIIKVEDESDLFAEICNVLIRVGFAAAVVASVDEEKRIGINYVAGKGREFFESVFATVDGVSEYGRGTAAKAFSKGEIVINPDTESNPDMVYWRDDLLKLGFRSNCAIPIVVDGRVENILLVFSQKRNAFISEYLDLLKELKGDVEFAIKKIKSERNLKLVSKVLEEIEECVVITNEDCEIEYVNSAFVKALGYTLEDVRGRTPLFLGAEERKKECKKTEVYARLLKKSPVEFEYETITKNKEHKTFNVSVVPIYKRGKIFKFVGLMRDITIQKKQQEQLESLNRFYLTLYHLNEVFISVEDESELLKESCAILVEHLNAAASFVIVNADSKWIVSYASVRNDKMESFAKELKTGIDKLKPEDNEFPFVRAYSTNSIKLTSDISSDFRTVKFKGLVEKYGLQSCFAIPLNLSSNVFAVVIAVFDFRIEFTKKFYKLLLQVKGDIEASLQYLRNRRWNKIISIALNAGFSYVVIMDRFFRIVYMNEAALELHGYKYEEVIGKKHSIFSSNQHDREFIKRLAKSLRKGEVFSDLFVYRTKDGKLVEGYTTIIPYKEDGKIRYYIAVGKDITKEKELQKKLIFLSRHDLLTKLPNKDEFLRKVGLVLKNEKGKISAFAVIDIHNCSYINQVYGYTVGDELIKETAKRLTADIKNNDIVGRLTGDKFALFMSSVNSEEDALVKLMGILRRLNEPVKIDNNSILPSYHIGVSFYPIDGESPDDLLSKAELALVSSKSQGENEIGFFKKNTQKRVFKIIQLKDKLKKAFENNEFVLFYQPYYSIETEEIAGAEALLRWVHKGKIVPPSEFIEVLEDSNLMFDVEERIIYEAVKTVASLNKRIPISVNISPKSFRRDYIVQFIKQVLRDFGVEGNLLTVEIIERVFIDDRDYTKKVLYELKDVGVKIAVDDFGTGYSSLTYIRELPVDVVKIDMAFVRGMLTNRKDLSLVKLIISIAKEFGFKTTAEGVETKKQVEILKSMGCDYAQGYLFCKPIDKDSFAEMLK
- a CDS encoding DUF763 domain-containing protein; the encoded protein is MSTTRLYYYDMARTGIANLPLHTGKAPRWLFEKMVELSEQITYLICLDLGKDEFLNKISDPFWFQAFGCVLGFDWHSSGLTTTVCGALKIALDKIGNEIGLFMAGGKGKTALKTPQEIETVAEKHSINANFLKYTSKIIAKIDNAALQDGYQLYHHTIIFTDKNNWCVIQQGLNEKNSMARRYHWLKDTTKSFTKEPHKAICSQRLENLVLNLVAKESIKVQNDFIDFLNSPIHSIEKELSRIETLNLPRRHYITLSDLNIKRLKKNILEISDKKPSNFEQLLNIKGAGSKTLRALSLISEIVYSDKPSFKDPARYSFAHGGKDGHPYPVDLETYTESIETLKEIVNRAKIGHYDKARALKRLSKLL
- a CDS encoding M48 family metalloprotease, with amino-acid sequence MSRRIRLFKGVLLFLTLFLLNSCTINPATGRKELVLLSMQQEFELGSKAYKDIVSTYGIYRYKNLNAYVKSVGLRVVSHADLKIPYHFILLDSEAVNAFSTPGGYIYITRGILAYLNNEAQLATVIGHEAGHINAHHVASMISKQLLFNLGLAIAYSESKKFRRYIPLIGIAGNLLFLSFSREDEYQADYLDVKYATLAGYDATQMAKFFDELMRYQSEKHYSLPEFLATHPSPPHRKEKIYREVRLWQSVARRKYYEIGRDRYLAHINGILFGKDKRYGYVEGNHYYHPAMRFEFRFPKGWSLSDTRRFILVYNPKVKGEFIKITTSKVDIYTLAAKFSNRSPIKHISVNGFDAFEFSKVISENGVLFYKKGVFVRYGSTSFIFIAQSPLAVYRKDRFYLNMPMKTFKRLTDSSKIYVKNTYVKVVKVKRSCTFESLLKQLGIKRKFYKTIYVMNNMYPDTLLAEGELVKVLIER
- a CDS encoding MqnA/MqnD/SBP family protein, whose product is MEKKLLTLGHSPDPDDAFMFYGLNIENGVDTNGYEFEQILKDIQTLNEMAIEEKLDITAISLAAYPTISDKYAILSSGASMGYKYGPLIVAKEKFELEELKKKLIAIPGKLTSAYLELRLLLGKDLTVEVIPFDKIFDAVLNGDVDAGLIIHEGQLTYSNYKLEKIVDLGVWWYEKTKLPLPLGVNAIHRKFGEEMKNISNILRESILFSLNHREEAVKYALNFARGMDKNLADKFVGMYVNELTVDMGENGLKACRLLLKEAYDKGLIDKLPEIDLV
- a CDS encoding NAD(P)/FAD-dependent oxidoreductase — its product is MSEIYDVAIIGAGACGLACALNLKTDNVIILDAKSGALKLALTGNNRCNITNTFTIDEFIQSYGKNGRFVIDTFRRFFRNELLEFLKYYGIETITENEKIRLKNRSSKELAHILLNETQKKFKLKKFHKVIKVKQEDETFGIETLNNKTYKSKFVLLATGGKSYPQTGSDGSGYKLAEQLGHRIESLEPIETPFCCKKTKNLQGISLRNVELTLKIGKKTIKTEGDIIFTHFGISGPAVLKLSSESFKKGKLFLRLINLDEKTFINRLHFFKGKTKNLLSKHIPERLAQLAPYAELNCANLNRKQLNKIADFVFRFELNIEKCGFKKAFATKGGVSLKEVNPKTLESKIAKNLFFCGEILNIQGPIGGFNLQFAFSSGFLVADEINRRLFK
- a CDS encoding O-antigen ligase family protein, which codes for MAKFKRVAIFFITLSSYLFALTIPISIAGDNIAIGVASAGILLFLLSKDFKNYPLFRPLLIFLIPDVLTMISQMSLSFLKMSCLNHHLIPYFSSYKSFKEKKVFRNVINLLALSSMVLSVAIIFEAFTHQHLKHIDFYNLHFYFHPSEAWGFLNNHLTTSGVLLLLFFLFVGLSFYLKRVLYAVASLFIFIAIILAQARSAWLGFIVGVGFFSVLVPKTLLKKVGVFVVGLLLFMLLIFAFPTLKSRFMSSFKVNIGKRASGNINRIIIWKSYLNTFKNYTIKQKIFGAGRDTRDLVYKEFVVIFKNTIPANLKVKPEERFYGGISHNIYLRYLGETGIVGLLGYLLFWFYMLFLNFKAARESPRMKAIFYSFVGSYIAFLVMGFFENTFVDATIKMALMFVIGMNFYLMDEKEKSLE
- a CDS encoding EpsG family protein, whose amino-acid sequence is MLFYVLIYITIIVSAFLSLEFNVSLNKKIKYGIFLLFLVLFVGFRWKIGGDWDSYLGAYKNLSFRQIFTFDPGYVVVEYISKFLGLGIVGVNSICVFLFGLGFIYFLESFELSLSQSLVIAFPYLITVVVGGYSRQSVSIGFVMAMFGAFRKKDIIKTLLFYALAIVFHESAIVSGIIFLSDKRYFSKYVKLTLILLLFISIIMHKVIYDRFMHFYQLYVVSNIMHSTGAIIRSIINTIPGVFLFFLKNEWENRYGDFWMWGVVSIFSGLVLIMVLTTHLTTLGDRILLFFYSLQIIVFNRVIYFVENKLLKYGLFSFISIFYLAMLIGWFLFSSHGSFWVPYKNILL